CGATGGCACGGTGCCCGGGGCCGCGGTCCAGGCAGCCATCGGCGCCGCCTACGCCCACTCCACGGCCCCGCTCCGACGTCTGGTGGACCGCTTTGTCCTGGTGATCTGCGAGGCGCTCAGCAACGGCACGGCTGTCCCGGCCTGGGCCCGGGAAGCCCTGCCGTCGCTCCCGTCGATCATGGCAGCCTCGGACCAGCTGGCCGCCAGGCTGGAGCGCCTCTCCCTCGATACCGTGGAGGCGGCGCTGCTGGTCAACCACGTTGGCCAGGAGTTCGACGCCGTCGTGATCTCCGGCGCTAAACCCGCCAGGAGCGGAAAGAACAGCACCGGCAAAAACGGCACCGATGCCGCCGGCACCACCGGCGGGCCCGCCGGAATCGTGCAAATCGCCGAACCCGCCGTCACTGCCCGCTGCCCGGGCGAACTGGAACCCGGCACCCAGGTCCGGGTGCGGGTGGTCGCGGCCGACATCACCACCCGTGAGGTCCGGCTGGAGCTGGCCGTCTGAGCGATCGGCGGCCTTGCCGCGCCGTCAGTGGCCGCCGTCGAGTTTCCGGGCCGTGTGCGGCTAGACTGGAAGGGTAGATATGGATGCCCGGTCGTTGATTTCCTTCATTTTCGAATTCAACAAGCCCGCCCCTACGCGATCTTGAGATACACCCGCTGGTCCCCAGTGCCAGCATCTAGATAGCCCGCGATCGGCTTCCACTGGAATTGCTTGCGCTTCTGAGCGTGCTCCGGAACGGCCACCCGGCCGGCCCGTTGAGCATGCAGCGCAGCCCAAAATGAATAAGGAATCTCCCCTAGTGAGTGAATTGCACACGCACCAGCTTCTGACCGACGAATCCGGCACGGAAACGATCGAACCGGAAGAAACCATCATCTCGGACGAAAAGCCGCACGAGATCGCCGAGAAGACCTTTGCCGACTACAATGTCCGCGCCGATATCGTGGAATCCCTCGCCGACGCCGGAATCACCCACCCGTTCCCGATCCAGGCCATGACCCTGCCGGTAGCCCTTGGCGGCCACGACATTATCGGCCAGGCCAAGACCGGAACGGGCAAAACCCTCGGCTTTGGCATCCCGGCCCTGCAGCGCGTCGTCGGACCCGACGACGCCGGCTACGACTTGCTCCCGGCCCCTGGTGCCCCGCAGGCCCTCGTGATTGTACCCACCCGTGAGCTGGCCGTCCAGGTCGCCGGCGACCTGCAGAATGCCGCCCGCAAGCGCAACGCCCGCATCACCACCATCTACGGCGGCCGTGCCTACGAGCCGCAGGTCGAGGCGCTGCAGAAGGGCGTCGAAATTGTTGTCGGTACGCCCGGACGCCTCATCGACCTCTACAAGCAAAAGCATCTCGTCCTGAAGAACGTCAAGATGGTGATCCTGGACGAAGCCGACGAAATGCTGGACCTCGGCTTCCTGCCCGACGTCGAGACCCTCATCGCCGGCACCCCGCCGGTCCGCCAGACAATGCTGTTCTCCGCCACCATGCCCGGCCCGGTCGTCGCCATGGCACGGCGGTACATGACCAAGCCCACCCACATCCGTGCCGCGGACCCAGACGACGAGGGACTGACCAAGCGCGACATCCGGCAGCTGATCTACCGTGCCCACAGCATGGACAAGATCGAGGTCGTGGCCCGGATCCTGCAGGCCCGCGGCCGCGGCCGCACCATCATTTTCACCAAGACCAAGCGCACCGCCGCCAAAGTCGCCGAGGAACTGGTGGACCGCGGCTTCGCTGCGGCCGCCATCCACGGCGACCTCGGCCAGGGCGCACGCGAGCAGGCCCTGCGTGCCTTCCGCAACAATAAGGTCGATGTCCTCGTCGCCACCGACGTCGCAGCCCGCGGCATCGACGTCGATGATGTCACGCACGTCATCAACTACCAGTGCGTTGAAGACGAAAAGATCTACCTGCACCGGGTGGGCCGCACCGGCCGCGCCGGCAACAAGGGCACGGCCGTGACCTTCGTCGACTGGGACGACATGCCCCGCTGGGGCCTGATCAACAAGGCCCTGGGCCTGAGTGTCCCGGAGCCGGTGGAAACCTACTCCTCATCCCCGCACCTTTTCGAGGAGCTCGACATCCCCGCAGGCACCAAGGGCCGGCTGCCCCGGGACAAACGTGTACTCGCCGGTGTCAATGCCGAGGTCCTGGAGGACCTGGGCGAGACCGGAAAGAAGAACACCCCCCGCGGCGGTCAGGCCGGCGGCGGACGCGACAGCGCGCGCAGCGGCGGCAGCAGCCGCGGCACTGGCGGACGGGACAGCGCCCATGATTCCCGCCGCAGCGGCGGCACCGGCGGCGCCAAGGACAGCGGACGCTCGGGCGAGCGCCGTCGTCGTCCGGCCGAAGCTGACGCCGGCACGGGTCCCGCAGCTGAGACCCCGGCCAAAGCCGCAGCCAGCGCACCGACCGAGGTCGACCGTGCGACGCGCGCACGCCGCCGCACCCGCACCCGCCGCCATAATGGCGAAGTGGTGGCGGGCGAGTCCCAGGCCGGTGCACCGGCAAGCAGCACCGAGGCCTAAACCCTTATATGGCTGACACCGTCTGGGCGCCGGACGGCAGCAATCTGGTGGTACACGCGGACAACGCCGACTACCTCCCGACGCTGCCGGACGGCGCTTTTACCCTCATTTACGTGGATCCTCCGTTTAACACCGGCCGGGTCCAGAAGCGCCAGGAGACCAGGATGGTGCTTAATGCCGGCGGTGAGGGCGACCGGGTCGGGTTCAAGGGACGCTCTTACGACACCATCAAGGGTGCGCTGCACAAGTACGACGACGCGTTCAGCGACTACTGGAGTTTCCTGGAACCCCGGCTCGTGGAGGCGTGGCGGCTGCTGGCCGATGACGGCACCCTGTACCTGCACCTGGACTACCGCGAAGTGCACTACGCCAAGGTGATGCTCGACGCCATCTTCGGGCGTGAGTGCTTCCTGAACGAAATCATTTGGGCCTACGACTACGGCGCCCGGGCCAAATACCGCTGGCCCACCAAGCACGACAACATCCTGGTCTACGTCAAGAACCCCACGAAGTACCACTTCGACAGCGCCGAGGTGGACCGGGAGCCGTACATGGCCCCCGGGCTCGTCACCGCTGCCAAACGCGAACTGGGCAAGCTGCCCACCGACGTCTGGTG
This genomic window from Arthrobacter sp. EM1 contains:
- a CDS encoding DEAD/DEAH box helicase, with amino-acid sequence MSELHTHQLLTDESGTETIEPEETIISDEKPHEIAEKTFADYNVRADIVESLADAGITHPFPIQAMTLPVALGGHDIIGQAKTGTGKTLGFGIPALQRVVGPDDAGYDLLPAPGAPQALVIVPTRELAVQVAGDLQNAARKRNARITTIYGGRAYEPQVEALQKGVEIVVGTPGRLIDLYKQKHLVLKNVKMVILDEADEMLDLGFLPDVETLIAGTPPVRQTMLFSATMPGPVVAMARRYMTKPTHIRAADPDDEGLTKRDIRQLIYRAHSMDKIEVVARILQARGRGRTIIFTKTKRTAAKVAEELVDRGFAAAAIHGDLGQGAREQALRAFRNNKVDVLVATDVAARGIDVDDVTHVINYQCVEDEKIYLHRVGRTGRAGNKGTAVTFVDWDDMPRWGLINKALGLSVPEPVETYSSSPHLFEELDIPAGTKGRLPRDKRVLAGVNAEVLEDLGETGKKNTPRGGQAGGGRDSARSGGSSRGTGGRDSAHDSRRSGGTGGAKDSGRSGERRRRPAEADAGTGPAAETPAKAAASAPTEVDRATRARRRTRTRRHNGEVVAGESQAGAPASSTEA
- a CDS encoding site-specific DNA-methyltransferase; its protein translation is MADTVWAPDGSNLVVHADNADYLPTLPDGAFTLIYVDPPFNTGRVQKRQETRMVLNAGGEGDRVGFKGRSYDTIKGALHKYDDAFSDYWSFLEPRLVEAWRLLADDGTLYLHLDYREVHYAKVMLDAIFGRECFLNEIIWAYDYGARAKYRWPTKHDNILVYVKNPTKYHFDSAEVDREPYMAPGLVTAAKRELGKLPTDVWWHTIVSPTGKEKTGYPTQKPEGLIRRVVAASSRPGDWCLDFFAGSGTLGAVAAKLDRKFVCVDQNQPAIDVMSKRLAPHASFSVFPGT